From Triticum aestivum cultivar Chinese Spring chromosome 4A, IWGSC CS RefSeq v2.1, whole genome shotgun sequence, a single genomic window includes:
- the LOC123083149 gene encoding RING-H2 finger protein ATL1, whose protein sequence is MSSASPFPPPSPSSASVPMVVITVVGILAAFALLAGYYAFVTRCQPLRALLSRGGPTTSVSPGPSPPAAADEKRGLGLPLIRMLPVVRFTAAEDAAAPRISVSECAVCLSEFAERERVRLLPGCSHAFHIDCIDTWLQGSARCPFCRRDVTLPAPHAQYHRPPPPFRRRDEQLPTSATGGNDNGGSIVIEVRGERETWSDGRRGRKKKAESVGDEAVDTRTKKGEFAAVQPMRRSLSMDSCDAKRRQLYLSVVREFLAQS, encoded by the coding sequence ATGAGCTCGGCATCGCCATTCCCACCCCCCTCGCCGTCGAGCGCGAGCGTCCCGATGGTGGTGATCACCGTGGTGGGGATACTCGCGGCGTTCGCGCTGCTGGCGGGCTACTACGCCTTCGTCACCCGGTGCCAGCCGCTCCGCGCGCTGCTCTCGCGCGGCGGCCCCACGACGTCGGTGAGCCCCGGCCCCTCCCCGCCGGCGGCGGCCGACGAGAAGCGGGGCCTCGGGCTGCCGCTCATCCGCATGCTCCCCGTCGTCCGGTTCACGGCGGCGGAGGACGCGGCGGCGCCGAGGATCTCCGTGTCGGAGTGCGCCGTGTGCCTGAGCGAGTTCGCGGAGCGGGAGCGCGTGCGGCTGCTGCCCGGCTGCTCCCACGCCTTCCACATCGACTGCATCGACACCTGGCTGCAGGGCAGCGCCCGGTGCCCCTTCTGCCGGAGGGACGTCACCCTGCCGGCGCCGCACGCGCAATAccatcggccgccgccgcccttccgCCGTCGGGACGAGCAGCTCCCGACCAGCGCCACCGGCGGCAACGACAACGGCGGGAGCATCGTGATCGAGGTGAGAGGGGAGCGCGAGACCTGGTCCGACGGCAGGAGGGGCCGGAAGAAGAAGGCGGAGAGCGTGGGCGACGAGGCGGTGGACACGAGGACGAAGAAAGGGGAGTTCGCGGCGGTGCAGCCGATGCGGCGGTCGCTCTCCATGGACTCGTGCGACGCCAAGCGGCGGCAGCTCTACCTGTCCGTCGTCCGGGAGTTCCTCGCGCAGAGCTAG
- the LOC123083150 gene encoding RING-H2 finger protein ATL1-like gives MDKALAGMADAPGAAPPPYVSPSAAFPIAIVIAIGFMVTSVILVSYYLLVVRCWLRASGASLLPRTRRDELVDRVSAVFFTDHDDDQLPGGVDSDVVAALPVVRCRPAGKAVECAVCLSEFAPGERLKMLPACSHAFHIDCIDTWLHHNVSCPLCRTEVTAAAGKACCDDHDALAARDRRIDAGPSGPGGSCRFPTPKQGIAVQEPIRRSMSMDFLPGDRGRKPRKEAELPSHADVAGSSSSVAATPAGVGETSGRFRRLMSSFGLGRSSRSTVLPIHLDP, from the coding sequence ATGGACAAGGCGTTGGCGGGCATGGCGGACGCGCCGGGGGCGGCGCCGCCGCCGTACGTCAGCCCGTCGGCGGCGTTCCCCATCGCGATCGTCATCGCCATCGGCTTCATGGTCACCTCCGTCATCCTCGTCAGCTACTACCTGCTCGTCGTCCGCTGCTGGCTCCGCGCCAGCGGCGCCAGCCTGCTCCCGCGCACGCGCCGCGACGAGCTCGTGGACCGCGTCTCCGCCGTCTTCTTCACCGACCACGACGACGACCAGCTGCCCGGCGGCGTCGACTCGGACGTCGTCGCCGCGCTCCCCGTCGTCAGGTGCCGGCCCGCCGGGAAGGCGGTCGAGTGCGCCGTGTGCCTCTCCGAGTTCGCGCCCGGGGAGCGGCTCAAGATGCTGCCGGCCTGCTCCCACGCCTTCCACATCGACTGCATCGACACCTGGCTCCACCACAACGTCAGCTGCCCGCTCTGCCGGACCGAGGTCACCGCCGCCGCGGGCAAGGCCTGCTGCGACGACCacgacgcgctcgccgcccgcgacAGGCGCATCGACGCGGGCCCCTCGGGGCCGGGGGGCTCCTGCCGGTTTCCCACTCCCAAGCAGGGCATCGCCGTGCAGGAGCCCATCAGGCGGTCCATGTCCATGGACTTCCTGCCGGGCGACCGCGGACGGAAGCCGCGGAAGGAGGCCGAGCTGCCGAGCCACGCCGACGtggccggcagcagcagcagcgtggcCGCCACCCCCGCCGGCGTGGGCGAGACGAGCGGGCGGTTCCGGCGGCTCATGTCGTCGTTCGGGCTCGGGCGGAGCTCGCGGAGCACGGTGCTGCCCATCCACCTCGACCCATGA